The Pongo abelii isolate AG06213 chromosome 20, NHGRI_mPonAbe1-v2.0_pri, whole genome shotgun sequence genome window below encodes:
- the SERTAD3 gene encoding SERTA domain-containing protein 3 isoform X2, with amino-acid sequence MVGGLKRKHSDLEEEEERWKWSPAGLQSYQQALLRISLDKVQRSLGPRAPSLRRHVLIHNTLQQLQAALRLAPAPALPPEPLFLGEEDFSLSATIGSILRELDTSMDGTEPPQNPMAPLSLQNEVPPQPDPVFLEALSSRYLGDSGLDDFFLDIDTSAVEKEPARAPPEPPHNLFCAPGSWEWNELDHIMEIILGS; translated from the coding sequence ATGGTGGGAGGCTTGAAGAGGAAACACTCTGAtttggaagaggaggaggagaggtggaaGTGGAGTCCAGCAGGCCTTCAGAGCTACCAGCAAGCCCTGCTCCGCATCTCCCTAGACAAAGTCCAGCGCAGTCTGGGCCCCCGAGCACCCAGCCTCCGCAGGCATGTCCTTATCCATAACACCCTTCAACAGCTGCAGGCTGCACTTCGCCTGGCTcccgcccctgccctgccccccgAGCCCCTCTTCCTGGGCGAGGAGGATTTCTCCCTGTCAGCCACCATTGGCTCTATTCTCAGGGAGCTGGACACCTCCATGGATGGGACTGAGCCCCCTCAGAATCCAATGgctcccctcagcctccagaatgaaGTGCCACCCCAGCCTGATCCAGTCTTCTTAGAAGCTCTGAGCTCCCGGTACTTGGGGGACTCTGGCCTGGATGACTTCTTTCTGGACATTGACACATCTGCGGTAGAAAAGGAGCCTGCACGGGCCCCACCAGAGCCTCCTCACAACCTCTTCTGTGCCCCAGGTTCCtgggagtggaatgaactggatcACATCATGGAAATCATTCTGGGGTCCTAA
- the SERTAD3 gene encoding SERTA domain-containing protein 3 isoform X1 yields MAPPSQSTPRGGRDSSQSRLAARLRGGAGGPEARRRGPAESIMVGGLKRKHSDLEEEEERWKWSPAGLQSYQQALLRISLDKVQRSLGPRAPSLRRHVLIHNTLQQLQAALRLAPAPALPPEPLFLGEEDFSLSATIGSILRELDTSMDGTEPPQNPMAPLSLQNEVPPQPDPVFLEALSSRYLGDSGLDDFFLDIDTSAVEKEPARAPPEPPHNLFCAPGSWEWNELDHIMEIILGS; encoded by the exons ATGGCTCCGCCCAGCCAATCGACGCCCCGCGGCGGGCGGGACTCCAGCCAATCGCGGCTCGCAGCTCGGCTCCGGGGCGGGGCTGGTGGGCCAGAGGCCAGACGGAGAGGCCCCGCCGAG AGCATCATGGTGGGAGGCTTGAAGAGGAAACACTCTGAtttggaagaggaggaggagaggtggaaGTGGAGTCCAGCAGGCCTTCAGAGCTACCAGCAAGCCCTGCTCCGCATCTCCCTAGACAAAGTCCAGCGCAGTCTGGGCCCCCGAGCACCCAGCCTCCGCAGGCATGTCCTTATCCATAACACCCTTCAACAGCTGCAGGCTGCACTTCGCCTGGCTcccgcccctgccctgccccccgAGCCCCTCTTCCTGGGCGAGGAGGATTTCTCCCTGTCAGCCACCATTGGCTCTATTCTCAGGGAGCTGGACACCTCCATGGATGGGACTGAGCCCCCTCAGAATCCAATGgctcccctcagcctccagaatgaaGTGCCACCCCAGCCTGATCCAGTCTTCTTAGAAGCTCTGAGCTCCCGGTACTTGGGGGACTCTGGCCTGGATGACTTCTTTCTGGACATTGACACATCTGCGGTAGAAAAGGAGCCTGCACGGGCCCCACCAGAGCCTCCTCACAACCTCTTCTGTGCCCCAGGTTCCtgggagtggaatgaactggatcACATCATGGAAATCATTCTGGGGTCCTAA
- the BLVRB gene encoding flavin reductase (NADPH), translating to MAVKKIAIFGATGQTGLTTLAQAVQAGYEVTVLVRDSSRLPSEGPQPAHVVVGDVLQAADVDKTVAGQDAVIVLLGTRNDLSPTTVMSEGARNIVAAMKAHGVDKVVACTSAFLLWDPTKVPPRLQAVTDDHIRMHKVLQESGLKYVAVMPPHIGDQPLTGAYTVTLDGRGPSRVISKHDLGHFMLRCLTTDEYDGHSTYPSHQYQ from the exons ATGGCCGTCAAGAAGATCGCGATCTTCGGCGCCACTGGCCAGACCGGGCTCACCACCCTGGCGCAGGCGGTGCAAGCAG GTTACGAAGTGACAGTGCTGGTGCGGGACTCCTCCAGGCTGCCATCAGAGGGGCCCCAGCCAGCCCACGTGGTAGTGGGGGATGTTCTGCAGGCAGCCGATGTGGACAAGACCGTGGCTGGGCAGGACGCTGTCATCGTGCTGCTGGGCACCCGCAATGACCTCA GTCCCACGACAGTGATGTCCGAGGGTGCCCGGAACATTGTGGCAGCCATGAAGGCTCATGGTGTGGACAAGGTCGTGGCCTGCACCTCGG CTTTCCTGCTCTGGGACCCTACCAAGGTGCCCCCACGACTGCAGGCTGTGACTGATGACCACATCCGGATGCACAAGGTGCTGCAGGAATCGGGCCTGAAGTACGTGGCTGTGATGCCACCACACATAG GAGACCAGCCGCTAACTGGGGCGTACACAGTGACCCTGGATGGACGAGGGCCCTCGAGGGTCATCTCCAAACATGACCTGGGCCATTTCATGCTGCGCTGCCTCACCACTGATGAGTACGACGGACACAGCACCTACCCCTCCCACCAGTACCAGTAG